One window from the genome of Yarrowia lipolytica chromosome 1B, complete sequence encodes:
- a CDS encoding uncharacterized protein (Compare to YALI0B16918g, weakly similar to uniprot|P38630 Saccharomyces cerevisiae YOR217w RFC1 DNA replication factor C 95 KD subunit): protein MPPKDIRSFFGAQKTKAPAKSNDKRPATTSVDEERKPKKVKQEVKQEINSEPEKSPVKPKIPAKPNPTAKTKSPAKPAPKKRTIQIDDSDSEDGEAPYEIDMDSDDGFVDDDDLPVKPVQRRTRRSGPVKDDDVIEIDEDDNVVKKPPPKASVSNKGPIIDYDDLDDDDLEQIKRAPKKAAPKPKAAPTAAPNARSAPGGATAESVLAQLPDAELPEVEEGKKFNFREHLAKNTATGSGEGGGAVELPEAAENCLVGLTFVFTGTMPNLSREEGQAAVKKYGGKVTSSISGKTNCVVLGEDAGPKKIEQIKKLRTKALDEAGFLELLRLMPADGGGGAAAEKALAKQAEEADKIAAESAKMAAEMAAREKKEKAASKKADASGAPRAVSMDDQLWTVKYAPNNLNHVCGNKGAVTKLQNWLNNWHDNAKHGFKQPGKDGFGIYRAVLLSGPPGIGKTTAAHLVANLAGYDVIENNASDVRSKKLLAQDVSSALTNTSIMGFMSSAKSSKEKKICMIMDEVDGMSAGDRGGVGQMAALCRTTEVPIILICNDKGLPKMRPFDRVTLDIPFRRMDPKAILARMMTICHQEKIKISAPVLEQVIAGCNSDIRQIINLLSTYARNQNEGGLDIESGKKMTQSWEKNVVLSPFDITGKLLSGGLWAPSSKATLNDKIELYFNDHDFVPLMIQENYLNVQPSGGGDNKERLRKTLAAAESISDGDLVDKMIHGSQQHWSLMPLHGFLSAVRPASFVAGQARGRFNFTSWLGQNSKGGKHLRALQELQSHAGYKTSGNSRELRQQYLPLMTRKLLDPLLAKKAEGVPEVIDFMDSYYLTREDWDAIMEMGVGPDSGEERMKKLETQTKSAFTRKYNTSSHPVPYIKSGTAMDMKASKAQPDSGDVVNEEVEKEEEEDEEDISKDKYINQPKKKAAPKKAAPKKTPAKKAAPKKAAAKKK from the exons atgccTCCCAAAGATATCCGCAGTTTCTTTGGAGCCCAAAAGACCAAGGCGCCGGCCAAGTCCAATGAC AAACGGCCAGCCACCACGTCTGTGGACGAAGAGAGAAAGCCCAAAAAGGTCAAACAGGAGGTCAAACAGGAGATTAATTCCGAGCCCGAGAAGTCGCCCGTCAAGCCAAAGATTCCCGCAAAGCCCAATCCCACTGCTAAGACCAAGTCTCCTGCCAAACCTGCTCCCAAAAAGCGGACAATCCAGATTGACGATTCTGACAGCGAAGATGGAGAGGCCCCTTATGAGATAGATATGGACAGCGACGACGGGTTTgtggacgacgatgatTTGCCCGTGAAACCTGTGCAGCGACGAACACGACGATCGGGGCCAGTCAAGGATGACGATGTGATTGAGATTGATGAGGACGACAATGTGGTCAAGAAGCCACCTCCCAAGGCAAGCGTATCAAATAAGGGCCCAATCATTGACTATGACGATCTCGATGACGACGATCTCGAGCAAATCAAGCGTGCTCCTAAAAAGGCTgcccccaagcccaaggctGCTCCAACGGCCGCCCCCAATGCTCGATCCGCACCTGGAGGGGCTACAGCAGAGTCTGTACTAGCGCAATTACCCGACGCCGAGCTTCccgaggtcgaggaggGGAAGAAGTTCAACTTCCGAGAGCATCTGGCCAAGAACACGGCCACTGgaagtggagaaggaggaggagcagtgGAGCTTCCTGAGGCGGCCGAAAACTGTCTGGTGGGCCTCACGTTCGTTTTCACTGGCACCATGCCCAACTTGTCGCGAGAAGAGGGTCAGGCCGCAGTCAAAAAGTACGGAGGTAAGGTCACTTCTTCCATTTCTGGTAAGACCAACTGTGTTGTTCTGGGAGAAGATGCCGGacccaagaagattgagcagatcaagaagctcagaaccaaggctctggatgAAGCTGGTTTCTTGGAACTGCTCAGACTCATGCCTGCTGACGGTGGAGggggtgctgctgctgaaaaGGCGCTAGCTAAGCAGGCAGAAGAGGCCGACAAGATTGCTGCTGAGAGCGCAAAGATGGCTGCTGAGATGGCGGCGCgagaaaagaaggagaaagCTGCATCCAAGAAGGCGGACGCTTCTGGAGCCCCTCGGGCTGTGTCTATGGATGACCAGCTGTGGACAGTCAAATACGCCCCCAACAACCTGAATCACGTTTGCGGAAACAAGGGAGCGGTGACCAAGCTACAAAACTGGCTCAACAACTGGCACGACAATGCCAAACATGGATTCAAGCAGCCTGGAAAAGATGGATTTGGCATTTATCGTGCTGTTCTGCTGTCTGGTCCCCCTGGAATCGGTAAGACTACTGCTGCGCATCTGGTGGCCAACCTTGCAGGCTATgatgtgattgagaacAACGCCTCGGATGTGCGATCTAAAAAGTTGCTTGCTCAGGACGTTTCTTCAGCTCtcacaaacacctccatcaTGGGTTTCATGAGCTCAGCGAAGTCTTccaaagagaagaagatctgTATGATCATGGACGAGGTCGATGGTATGTCTGCTGGTGATCGAGGAGGTGTGGGCCAGATGGCTGCCCTGTGTCGAACTACTGAGGTGCCAATCATCCTCATCTGTAACGACAAGGGTCTTCCTAAGATGCGTCCATTTGACAGAGTGACTCTGGACATTCCTTTCCGACGAATGGACCCCAAGGCTATCCTAGCACGAATGATGACCATCTGTCAtcaggagaagatcaaAATTTCAGCTCCTGTTTTGGAGCAGGTCATTGCTGGCTGCAACTCAGATATTCGTCAGATCATCAACTTGCTGTCGACTTATGCTCGAAACCAGAATGAGGGTGGTCTTGATATTGAGTCTGGTAAGAAGATGACCCAGTCATGGGAGAAGAATGTGGTTCTGAGTCCCTTTGATATCACTGGAAAGCTGCTTTCCGGAGGCCTATGGGCTCCTTCCTCCAAGGCCACTCTCAATGACAAGATTGAGCTTTATTTCAACGATCACGACTTTGTTCCTCTCATGATCCAGGAAAACTATCTCAACGTGCAGCCTAGTGGAGGAGgcgacaacaaggagcgTTTGAGGAAGACgttggctgctgctgagtcCATATCTGATGGTGATCTTGTTGATAAGATGATTCATGGCTCCCAGCAGCACTGGTCTCTGATGCCTTTGCATGGGTTCCTGAGTGCGGTTAGGCCTGCTTCTTTCGTTGCCGGCCAGGCCCGAGGACGATTCAACTTCACGTCCTGGCTGGGTCAGAACTCCAAGGGAGGAAAGCATCTTCGAGCTCTCCAGGAGCTTCAGAGTCATGCTGGATACAAGACTTCGGGCAACTCTCGAGAGCTGAGACAGCAGTACTTGCCTTTGATGACTCGAAAGCTTCTTGACCCACTTTTGGCTAAGAAGGCAGAGGGAGTTCCTGAGGTGATCGATTTCATGGACTCGTATTATCTCACCCGAGAGGATTGGGATGCTATCATGGAGATGGGTGTTGGTCCTGACAGTGGAGAAGAGCGTATGAAGAAGCTCGAGACTCAGACCAAATCTGCCTTCACTCGAAAATATAACACTTCGTCGCATCCCGTGCCCTACATAAAGTCTGGAACTGCCATGGACATGAAGGCGTCTAAGGCCCAACCTGATTCGGGAGACGTGGTTAatgaggaggtggagaaggaagaggaagaggatgAAGAAGACATTTCGAaggacaagtacatcaaTCAGCCCAAAAAGAAGGCTGCTCCTAAGAAGGCTGCTCCCAAGAAGACACCTGCCAAGAAAGCTgcccccaagaaggctgctgctaAGAAAAAATAG
- a CDS encoding uncharacterized protein (Compare to YALI0B16984g, weakly similar to uniprot|P01120 Saccharomyces cerevisiae YNL098c RAS2 GTP-binding protein P24.2.f4.3 or uniprot|P01119 Saccharomyces cerevisiae YOR101w RAS1 GTP- binding protein P24.2.f4.3): MSRKDTAPLYKLIVLGDGGVGKTALTIQLCLNHFVEEYDPTIEDSYRKQVVLDGQTAMLEILDTAGQEEYTALRDQWIRDGEGFILVYSITSRSSFSRIRTYYEQIQRVKEDDEGFSVVIVGNKSDRNAERVVSTDDGRALARELNSGFFEASAKLNVNIENAFFDCVRACRIQRNGGQVEQPADTGAAQPLVTPGVAAGGAPVNNQTPAPVQKAAQSSTNPPPAQQSAPAQKTAPAAKDKAEPKKKKDKKKKKCVIM; the protein is encoded by the coding sequence atgtcacGCAAAGACACGGCGCCGCTCTACAAGCTCATTGTGCTGGGAGACGGAGGCGTCGGCAAAACAGCTCTCACCATCCAACTGTGCCTAAACCACTTTGTGGAGGAATACGACCCCACCATCGAAGATTCATACCGAAAGCAGGTGGTGCTCGATGGCCAGACCGCCATGTTGGAAATACTCGACACCGCCGGCCAGGAGGAGTATACTGCTCTGAGAGACCAGTGGATCCGAGACGGCGAGGGATTCATCTTGGTCTACAGTATCACTTCGCGGTCGTCATTCTCTCGCATTCGTACTTACTACGAGCAAATCCAGCgagtcaaggaggacgacgagggcTTCAGCGTGGTCATTGTCGGCAATAAGAGCGATCGAAACGCTGAGCGAGTCGTTTCCACTGATGATGGACGGGCTCTGGCTCGAGAGCTCAACTCTGGCTTCTTCGAGGCCTCTGCCAAGCTCAATGTCAACATTGAAAATGCCTTCTTCGACTGCGTTCGAGCGTGCCGAATCCAGCGTAACGGAGGCCAGGTTGAGCAGCCCGCCGACACAGGAGCTGCCCAGCCCCTCGTGACGCCCGgcgttgctgctggaggcgCCCCAGTTAACAACCAGACTCCTGCCCCGGTACAGAAGGCTGCCCAGTCCTCCACCAACCCGCCACCCGCACAACAATCGGCTCCCGCACAGAAGACCGCGCCCGCagccaaggacaaggccgagcccaagaagaagaaggacaagaagaagaagaagtgtGTCATTATGTAG
- a CDS encoding uncharacterized protein (Compare to YALI0B16962g, similar to Saccharomyces cerevisiae EMI1 (YDR512C); ancestral locus Anc_1.41, no similarity) → MGMFWNRNPKEEPATAAVQEQVSTSAPAEAAAAQAKAKSDDDDYEAMFGVKASELLGVYKPKPKKVSSEEQSSKKTEKDPLEVPTLPEGPRNMRVYFPEEMSCWEAFNEVVACYSVGGQVRNLYRFGSLNYCDKPKDKWKFCMGVKLDPEEIKKAKIKQFYMKQLAEKMTGGSSEDIWERR, encoded by the coding sequence ATGGGAATGTTCTGGAACAGGAAtcccaaggaggagcctgcCACGGCTGCCGTTCAGGAGCAGGTGTCGACTTCCGCGCCTGCcgaagcagctgctgctcaggCAAAGGCCAAATCAGACGACGATGACTACGAGGCCATGTTTGGAGTCAAAGCCTCGGAGCTGCTGGGTGTCTATAAGCCAaagcccaagaaggtgTCTTCTGAGGAGCAGAGCTCTAAAAAGACCGAAAAAGATCCGTTAGAGGTGCCGACTTTGCCGGAGGGACCCAGGAACATGCGTGTCTATTTCCCCGAGGAAATGTCGTGTTGGGAGGCGTTCAACGAGGTGGTGGCATGTTACTCTGTGGGCGGCCAGGTGCGAAACTTGTACCGGTTCGGCTCTCTAAATTACTGCGATAAGCCCAAGGACAAGTGGAAGTTTTGCATGGGCGTCAAGCTGGATcccgaggagatcaagaaggccaaaaTAAAGCAGTTCTACATGAAGCAGCTGGCTGAGAAGATGACCGGCGGTTCTTCCGAGGATATTTGGGAGCGACGATAG
- a CDS encoding uncharacterized protein (Compare to YALI0B16896g, similar to Saccharomyces cerevisiae DRS1 (YLL008W); ancestral locus Anc_5.208, similar to uniprot|P32892 Saccharomyces cerevisiae YLL008w DRS1 RNA helicase of the DEAD box family P28.1.f22. 1), whose protein sequence is MHPEFIGKICPCRNKLSTLFQTSTQITHTKMVKGKVTKPVKKATKSKQSAAMISKVKDDFVMTLDSDGEDLEEESADEKEEVEEKPVKLTKKQKKQKLSEADEELLEREKQAAKAGINPDFQFSLDGFAATSEGLDGWNFEVSKDDNKVQKREVDLDSIIKRKGGLLDEDEDEDEAETDVKMEENEDDLAIDGFGGGVQPGKDMDEPEDEDEENKEEVENEEEEDSDGSDSEAEECMHPDDLVLDDHKGPAIDEGPQDTAEEMAAFYAPEEENNDKTESVHKTFQTLNLSRPVMKGISALGYQAPTPIQSRTIPIALMGKDLVAGAVTGSGKTAAYIIPVLERLLYKSSKVAATKVVVLTPTRELSIQVADVGKKLAQYVSGVRFGLAVGGLNLRVQEQELKTRPEVVIATPGRFIDHVRNSPSFNVDDVEILVIDEADRMLEEGFQQELTEILTLLPKKRQTLLFSATMNSSISSLIQLSLSRPVRVMINPPKQAASGLVQEFVRIRKRDHLKPALLASILKKMDKEQRTIIFVARKETAHRLRIMLGLLGVRIGELHGALSQEQRLQSITAFKKLEVPILVCTDLASRGLDIPKIECVVNYDMPQTHAVYLHRVGRTARAGREGRSITLVGEAAADRAIVREAIKSVSESKQGKAVGRNVDWPEVEKLYSKIEEKGDIVNEILAEEKEEKAMLQAEMEVRKGENLLKYEKEIASRPRRTWFQNAQEKKADETSDKRNLLASNKDKMKKKKDNEEVRMYKKTKTDRKEASKRGKPKGKGKRK, encoded by the coding sequence ATGCATCCAGAGTTTATTGGAAAAATATGTCCATGCAGAAATAAATTATCCACCCTATTTCAAACCAGCACGCAAAtaacacacacaaaaatggTCAAGGGAAAAGTGACCAAACCGGTCAAGAAGGCTACTAAGTCCAAACAATCGGCTGCCATGATTTCCAAAGTAAAGGACGACTTTGTCATGACTCTAGATTCCGACGGTGAagatctggaggaggagagtgcagacgagaaggaagaggtggaggagaagcctgTCAAGCTGAcaaagaagcagaagaagcaaaaaCTCAGTGAagccgacgaggagctACTGGAGCGAGAAAAGcaggctgccaaggccgGCATCAACCCCGACTTCCAGTTTTCGCTGGACGGATTTGCTGCCACCTCTGAAGGTCTGGACGGCTGGAACTTTGAGGtgtccaaggacgacaacAAGGTCCAGAAGCGAGAAGTTGATTTGGACAGCATTATCAAGAGAAAAGGAGGCCttctggacgaggacgaggacgaggacgaggccgagaCAGACGTtaagatggaggagaacgAAGATGATCTGGCCATTGATGGTttcggaggaggagtccagCCCGGAAAGGACATGGATGAGcctgaggacgaggacgaggagaacaaagaagaggttgagaatgaagaggaggaggactctGATGGAAGCGACtccgaggctgaggagtGTATGCACCCCGATGATTTGGTTTTGGATGACCATAAAGGCCCTGCCATCGACGAGGGACCCCAGGACActgccgaggagatggCTGCATTCTACGctcccgaggaggagaacaaCGATAAGACTGAGTCTGTGCACAAAACCTTTCAGACTCTGAATCTGTCTAGACCCGTCATGAAGGGTATTTCTGCTCTGGGATACCAGGCCCCCACTCCGATTCAGAGCAGAACCATCCCCATTGCTCTCATGGGCAAGGATCTGGTTGCTGGTGCCGTCACTGGTTCTGGTAAGACTGCTGCGTACATCATTCCTGTTTTGGAGCGTCTTCTCTACAAGTCCTCCAAGGTCGCAGCCACTAAGGTTGTGGTTCTGACTCCCACTCGAGAGCTGTCCATTCAGGTCGCCGATGTTGGTAAGAAGCTCGCACAGTATGTTTCTGGCGTGCGATTCGGTCTGGCTGTCGGTGGTCTGAACCTTCGAGttcaggagcaggagctcAAGACGCGACCCGAGGTTGTCATTGCTACCCCCGGTCGATTTATTGATCATGTTCGAAACTCTCCCTCGTTCAACGTTGACGATGTCGAGATTCTGGTGATTGATGAGGCTGATCGAatgctggaggagggttTCCAACAGGAACTGACCGAGATTCTGACACTGCTTCCCAAGAAGCGTCAGACTCTGCTTTTCTCTGCCACTATGAATTCGTCCATTTCGTCGCTTATTCAGCTGTCTCTTTCTCGGCCCGTTCGAGTCATGATCAACCCTCCCAAGCAGGCCGCTTCTGGTCTGGTGCAAGAGTTTGTTCGAATCCGTAAGCGAGACCATCTCAAGCCCGCTCTGCTGGCCTCCATcctcaagaagatggacaagGAGCAGCGAACCATTATTTTCGTGGCCCGAAAAGAGACTGCGCATCGTCTTCGAATCATGCTGGGTCTGCTCGGAGTCCGAATTGGAGAACTGCACGGAGCTCTGTCTCAGGAGCAGCGTCTGCAGTCCATCACAGCATTCAAAAAACTGGAGGTGCCCATTCTGGTCTGTACCGATCTGGCTTCCCGAGGTCTGGATATCCCCAAGATCGAGTGTGTCGTCAACTACGACATGCCCCAGACCCATGCTGTCTACCTGCATCGAGTTGGACGAACTGCTCGAGCAGGACGAGAAGGTCGATCCATCACTCTGGTCGgggaggctgctgctgacagAGCCATTGTCCGCGAGGCTATCAAGTCTGTATCTGAGAGTAAACAGGGCAAGGCCGTGGGCCGAAACGTGGACTGGCCTGAGGTCGAGAAGCTATACTCCAAGAtcgaggagaagggtgacattgtcaacgagattctggctgaggagaaggaggagaaggccatgCTGCAGGCCGAGATGGAGGTGCGAAAGGGAGAGAACCTTCTCAagtacgagaaggagattgcaTCCCGACCTCGGCGAACTTGGTTCCAGAATGCccaagagaagaaggctgaTGAGACCTCGGACAAACGAAATCTACTAGCcagcaacaaggacaagatgaagaagaagaaagacAACGAGGAGGTCCGAAtgtacaagaagaccaagaccgaTCGAAAGGAGGCCTCTAAGCGAGGTAAGCCCAAGGGAAAGGGTAAGCGAAAGTGA
- a CDS encoding uncharacterized protein (Compare to YALI0B16940g, weakly similar to CAGL0L01683g Candida glabrata CAGL-IPF7423.1) — protein MEKTVKAAENLIDAQTDYTVTWLDSLEVVNRKQTHKYKQLAESTKGLENDREYLEGLNNENARYVDQLKQVRGHLDTLEKLVGEVDEWSKELEVKVRRMQQERS, from the coding sequence ATGGAGAAAACCGTCAAGGCTGCGGAAAACCTGATCGACGCCCAGACAGACTAcacagtcacgtggctAGACTcgctggaggtggtgaatcgcaaacagacacacaagtacaagcaaCTTGCCGAGTCGACCAAGGGCCTCGAAAACGATAGAGAGTACCTCGAAGGTCTGAACAACGAGAACGCAAGGTACGTGGACCAGCTCAAACAGGTCCGTGGCCACCTCGAtactctggagaagctagttggagaggtggacgagtggtccaaggagctggaggttAAAGTGAGGCGAATGCAACAAGAGAGGAGTTAA